In the genome of Oncorhynchus nerka isolate Pitt River linkage group LG27, Oner_Uvic_2.0, whole genome shotgun sequence, the window ATTAACGTGTGGACAGAGTGTCGGGACTGTTGCACAGTACACAGTCCCACGCCGTCATTAAATGCTTCAACTGAGAGGGAGCCCTCTTTGCTGAACAAGAGCTAGTCCAAAGCGTCATTGATCAAAGCATGCCCATAGatagggttggggagtaacggattacatgtaacccgttacatgtaagggattatatgaactgtaactaatGCGTtatgttaccagcaaaaatattgtaatcacagatacttttgaaaaacgatTACTTCGAGGATTACTTTTACATTCAGAAAGGACACTTTGACACTTCTcggttttctcaatgacattcaaatcaacgTTGAAAAAAGGCTCACGTTTTTATGTTTGTTCCACCTGAACAAGTCTGACCACAAATCAGAGACTATTATGATGACaccccaaatgtgtttgatggatcgtgggaaaagagcaggaatatgcTTTTGTAGGCttcagtccaagctatgtcttccaatggtgcgactgatATCgaaatccaaagattatccaacttgaataaacactTCGGGGTAAGGATGACAGTAGTGTTGTATTCTATGGCAATACGGATatcacttttttatttttattgaatcCAAAAcctacaatatacttgcagtggagctgctcaacaactacaccacaccagtcatccaacaactacaccacaccagtcatccaacaactacaccacaccagtcatccaacaactacaccacaccagtcatccaacaactacaccacaccagtcatccaacaactacaccacaccagtcatccaacaactacaccacaccagtcatccaacaactacaccacaccagtcatccaacaactacaccacaccagtcatccaacaactacaccacaccagtcatccaacaactacaccacaccagtcatccaacaactacaccacaccagtcatccaacaactacaccacaccagtcatccaacaactacaccacaccagtcatccaacaactacaccacaccagtcatccaacaactacgccacaccagtcatccaacaactacgccacaccagtcatccaacaactacgccacaccagtcatccaacaactacaccacaccagtcatccaacaactacaccacaccagtcatccaacaactacaccacaccagtcatccaacagactcccattcagagtgaCACACAGAAGTATCCatggtcaatgccctgctcaagggcatgtcgacagatctcccacaaggCCAAAAACGGGGACCCGAACCCCCCAATATCCCCCCCCACTGTTCCCCAATAGCAGCCCATCAACCATCCGAGACCCCTCCCGCAGTCCCCccaataacatttttttttattccattccccacccctaAGAaccctcccaatgcaccaacaaccaagaaaaTGAACTAAATAGGGaaaagacaatggaaaacagaaaaaaaacaaagcacatcaaggacaactaaaatcataacagcaaggcCAACTGTATATCTTTGAGTGCATGTCTGTCactatttacatgtgtgtgtgtccatgtatgtgtgtatttgaatgagagtgtgtgtatatgcatgtgtacaaacctctgcacggcatcagcctcaggcaaaccggcattagctgtaaaaacacggtcattcaaacatactttttattatgttatatttgtactttattttttatacttttatctttgaccatcattctatcttccgcccagcaactccactcccacttgtcttcaattccacatcccaaccctcagcttccctcagctcatcccacctatctctgctggccaccctctttGGATTTCTATGCATcatatatctttcaactatgctgtgatgtttaatatatatatatatgtgtatgtaatatatatgtgtgtatgtaatatatatatatgtgtgtatgtaatatatatatatatatgtgtgtatgtaatatatgtatatatatgtgtgtatgtaatatatgtatatatatgtgtgtatgtaatatatgtatatatatgtgtgtatgtaatatatatatatatgtgtgtatgtaatatatatatatatgtgtatgtaatatatatatatatatgtgtatgtaatatatatatatatatatgtgtatgtaatatatatatatatatgtgtatgtaatatatatatgtgtatgtaatatatatatgtgtatgtaatatatatatatatatatatatatatgtgtgtatgtaatatatatatatatatatatatgtgtatgtaataTACATttaattttacatttaagtcatttagcagacgctacaTACATAtgtgtatgtaatatatatatatatatatatatatatatatatacatacacacatatatatatatatatatacatacatacacatatatatatatatatatatatatattacatacacatatatatatatatatatatatatatatgtatacacatatatatatatatatatatatatatgtgtatacatacatatatatatatatatatatatatatatatatatatgtgtatgtatatatatatgtgtatgtaatatatatatataatatgtatgtaatatatatgtgtatgtaatatatatatatatgtgtatgtaatatatatatatatgtgtatgtaatatatatatatatgtgtatgtaatatatatatatatatgtgtatgtaatatatatatatatgtgtatgtaatatatatatatatgtgtatgtaatatatatatatatgtgtatgtaatatatatatatatatgtgtgtatgtaatatatatatatatatgtgtgtatgtaatatatatatatatatgtgtaatatatatatatatatgtgtgtatgtaatatatatatatatatgtgtgtatgtaatatatatatatatatgtatgtaatatatatatatatatatatatgtgtatgtaatatatatatatatatatatatatatatatatgtatatgtatgtaatatatatatatatatatatatatatatatatgtgtatgttatatatatatatatatatatatatatataatatacacatatatatatatatatatattacatacacatatatatatatatatacatacacatatatatatatatatgtgtgtatgtaataaatacacatatatatatatatatatatttattacatacacatatatatatatatatataacatacacatatatatatatatatatatattacatacacatatatatatatatatatatatatacatatatatatatatatatatatatatacatacacatatatatatatatatatatatgtatacatacacatatatatatatatatatatatatacatacacatatatatatatatatatattatacatacatatatatatatatatatatatgtatatatatatatatatatatatatatatatgtgtgtatgtaatatatatatatatatatatatatatatatatatatattacatacacatatatatatatatatatatatatacatacacatatatatatatatatatatatatattacatacatatgtaatatatatatatatatatatatgtgtgtatgtaatatatatatatatatatatatatatatatatatatatatatatatatacatacacatatatatatatatatatatatatatatatatatatatatatatgtgtatgtaatatatatatatatatatatatacatacatatatatatatatatatatatatgtgtatgtatatatatatatatatatgtatatatatatacatacacatatatatatatatacatacatatatatatattacatacacatatatatatatatatatatatatatatatatatatatatgtgtatgtaatatatatatatatatatgtgtatgtaatatatatatatatatatatgtgtatgtaatatatatatatatatatatatatgtgtatgtaatatatatatatatatatatatatgtgtgtgtaatatatatatatatatatatatgtgtgtgtgtaatatatatatatatatatatgtgtgtatgtaatatatatatatatgtgtatgtaataTACATttaattttacatttaagtcatttagcagacgctcttatccagagcgacttacaaattggtgcgttcaccttaagacatccagtggaacagccactttacaatagtgcatctaaatcttttaagggggggggtgagaaggattactttatcctatcctaggtattcctgaaagaggtggggtttcaggtgtctccggaaggtggtgattgactccgctgtcctggcgtcgtgagggagtttgttccaccattggggggccagagcagcgaacagttttgactgggctgcgcgggaactgtacttcctcagtggtagggaggcgagcaggccagaggtggatgaacgcagtgcccttgtttgggtgtaagggcctgatcagagcctggaggtactgaggtgccgctcccctcacagctccgtaggcaagcaccatggtcttgtagacaATAGGCCttgtaaacaataggcctatagcaaatgcagcttGTGGAATTAATTTTTCACAtgtaaacagcactttcagtattGCTCAAAGCATGTCATTCCATGAGTGCAGCATTGATTTGTCAACTCGAATCAAGGAGCCCAAttagtcctccatgacaacaaaatcataaacaacagagtagggctggctaatatgtccttagttttggggtcatgctcaggtaaaacaatttggctattctattcttccatatttccaagtcctattcttgaagatcaagggttctaaacatttattggaatgactggaattctgatagactttttTTAATGTGAAGGTATAATTTCattgtattattatatgtagttgAAAGccatgggttagaagaagcctacataaccaacccataaagtaaaatgtaacagccatatatggccagctatgtaaactttaacattgatttatcctgcaatagatgtcattCTATTTGGTAACATTTTTGTCTTCTGATGCCTCTTAAAAGGGGAAAGTCATCTAAAAGTaacaatgtaatcagattacattactgagtttgggtaatccaaaaattACGTTAATGATTACacttttggacaggtaactagtaacaacagattacatttagaaagtaactacCCAACCCTGCCCATAAACTGCTTACAGGgtatgtaatttgggtgaactatatCTTTAACTGTAGCAATTGAGGTAGTACTGTCAGATATTGAACCAACAACATCCTGAACTCCTGTGTCATAAAAGACCAGTCAGCATGCCAGACATGGGCTAAAGTACACTTACATACGGAGAGGTAGTTGCTCTTAGCAACACTAGTATTTACACACTAGCATTGCTGCGAATTagcttgaaaaaaaaaaaaggaatcgTTTTCCagaagttaaataaaataaaatgtcaaCTTACTCTCTCGATTGCCTGTAGGCTCGGTCCTTATGCAGGGGAGAATTTGAGGAAAAAACATCTAATGGAACGTATAATTACAGGGGGGTCTGTTGTAGACCCATGCAGTTCCTCAGCATGGTCAGTTTCTCTCTGCTtacctcattccaaaatcaatGTCCCCCACAAGTTCTTGCTTTTTTGCAGTTATGGGGCACGTGCCGGACTTCTTTATTTTGACATAAGGTAAACGGAGAGGAAGTGGCTCTACAACAGACCCACATTTGGAAAGTCTGTTTAATTTATGCTCTATTAGATGTTTTTTCTCCATTTCCCCCCTGCACACGGACCAACCCTATGGACAATTGGTGGACTATTCCGTTTTTTTGCAAGCCAATTTCTAGCAACGCTCGTGTGTAAATACTAGCATTGCTAAAATCAGCTAAAAGGAAGGTTACTCTGACACCCTTGGTTGAatgttgtgtgtatttatgtCCCCTAGCCCCCTATGtgtacacctactactactactactactactactactatctttcTCCTGTTGCTATTTCCgcagggtgacagagagagatctGTAGCGATGGAGGATTTCTGGGCCATTGTCCTGGCAGGGCTGAAGGTGTGGGTCTGCCTCATTGTGGCTCTTCTCATGGTACCTGCAATGTTTGGCTTCTCCCTGGGCATCTCCGAGACATACATGAAGATCCTGGTCAAAATCTTGGAGGTAAAATGCGTCTGTCCAGAAGTTGCCATCCATCAAACATTTACTCGCACAATGGTACAACAAATGGGAAAGAGGAATTCTAATACCTACACACTGTTTAAAGGCTGGTAAACTGCCTCACTCAGACAATATGAGGTGCACAGCTGCATGTGTCTATAATTGTCTTAAATGTTTCTTATGCATCATGTTCTAAATATAAGCCTGGTGTCCTAAATGTATGCTGTTTTCATACTACACAATATAATAAGATACAGTACACATGACTTGGCTAGCCATGGTCCTTAATTTTATTTACATTGGAGATTGTATCAGTTTCAGGAATGCGGGAACAAGAAATGCATTGTCACTGCGCTGTCATGATCAGCTGTCACATATTTACTGTAGGGAAAGTCTACTGTACACAACAATCAATTAGCACAACTCTGCATTTGTGACGTATAGACATGGAATGTATGTATGTTTTTTGACAGAAAAGCATGTATGTTCTACAGTGTAATATTTGTTATATTTTTTGTAATTGTCCTGTAACCTTACGACCTTCTGAATAAGCCTCTGGACAGTGATTGAAAGGTTTTCTGGCATGAGAGTTCAGGGGTAAATGTGTGTGTCCTTTCTCTACTGTCCTTGTGTGGGTCCAGGGAGTGAGAGGTCAAAGGCTAAAGGTGTTTCTCAtttctcctgtcctccagtgGGCCACGTTGAGGATCCAGACAGTCAACAAAGCGCAGCGGATACTCCAATCCTCCTCATTTAATAGTGAGTCAATGAGCAGAGCTCTCACACCGATCAATAGATTCATTTGATTGGTTTATTGGTTGAATGATGGATAACAAGATGAAGGGATTGATTGATTTATTCATTGCTCTATGATAATGACATCCACTCACATCCGCTCTTGTTCATCTGCTGTGTTCAGAAGCTCAGACGTAAAGTGCCCTAGAATAAATGAAGTGTGTTAGTGTAGTTAGAAGGGTTGAGTGCATGGAAATCAGTCCTGACATGAGTTTCGCTCAGGTGTCAATGGTTGACTGCGAGTTGATAATAGGTTGCATTTGAAGTATACAGCTTCTCAATGTGCCCAAGCCACGTTAAACGATAAGGGAGTGGTACATGTATATATAACGATACCTCTGAGAACCTAGAGACCGTGTAAACCTGTTTATAGTGCTGGGCAGGGGATTGCAGTGGAGATGGCTTGGAGCAGTGTTTGTTGAATAGAAGACGGTATTTGGTCCAGCTCAGTCCCCAGAGCATTTCCGATGTGATATACGGTATTATGTGGCGCTGGGCTTGCTGCCTATCTGTCGGGCTGACGCAATTCCTCCCCTCACAATCAGCAGTCATATAGGCTAGTCGGGGGGCAATTCAATTAAACTCGCAGTGCGGTGTTCACTAGCTAGCACAGCACATCAATGTGCTCTTTTTATTTGTTAGCATATCAACTCGCAGGATGGTTTCTGTATTATATGGATACCATAGACCCCTCACTTGTACTGTACTGAAGTTTTCCTAAAATAAAGAGTTTGCCTAGTTTTCAAAGAAAGCAAAGGGTGGATTGAATTAAACAcaaagtcagtcagtcactcagtctctctctcctggacttTGTCCTGTGTTATCAGATAGTGTATCCTTAGCTGATCCCACTGTCTTCAGACCTGCTGGAGGGAGGGATACACTTTGGGTTGGAGTtgagtaatctgatcctagaaCTGTGATTACCTCGATGATAGACACACAAAGGGAGGCCCTTTTAAGGAAAGAAAGGAGCCTCATTTATCAGTGAACACTGCTCTCTGATAGCTGTTATCTGAAGTGGTCCCAGTTTGTAAAGTGCAAGGCCACTGACATTTTCTCTGTTTGATGGCCTGTCATTTAAAATGGATTCTGTATGACAATTCTATTGGTGAGGCCTTGCCCACAGTGATAAACTCTGAATTTCATTGATTTAAATGCGTTTAAATAAGGATTACTCAGATATCAGCCTAGGATATCTTGTTTTCTCAATATGGGGCAACAGTGTGAGAGTTAGTGACACAAGTGCGTTGCAATCCTCTGATTAATTTCCTTCCTCACCAGCTCCTAACAAGTCCACAGTGGTTTGACCAATTTTGTCCTCCTTTCATTCAAAATGTATGAAAATTCTAAGCCTATTGATTCTAGGATTTGTAACACTGTCAAtgttgtcttttatcaatggtaaAATATAACACGGAATCATCTTCCTTATCAAATACAAATATGTGGTATGATACAATCCAATCTAAAAATTATGAGGTGGATTAGTTGAGCGTGTGTGTTTTCCCCAGGCCTCGTCCAGAGGGATGATGGTTCTATGGAGGAGGAGCTGAGGGGGTTAAGGCGCAGTCGCCCCAAACCACCAGTGGGGGGAGACTTCACCCTCAGCGACTGTTTCTACTTCTACAGACGAGGCATCGAGGAGATCGTAGAGGATGAGGTGAGTCCACAGACTAGAATAAGATTGATGCCTAATTCCAAATGTATCCCTAACCCCAGACATTCCATGATGGGCCCCTAATAGCAATGAGTCAAACCTGTAGCTTCACCTAACCCTCTGGTAGTCTAGGATGAGTTTCGTAATTTATTGCCTACTGCACACCCCTCCAGTCCTTTCAAATCAATGATCacgtttacatgcacaccaatatCCTGTTGTTATTCGGGATACTCAAGTATTCTGTTGTGAGTTGACGCATACAAATGTCATAATCCCGTTTGCAATAACCCGAATAAGATGCCTGGGAGATGCTGGTCTTGGACGGATACTTTCGGATACTTTGGCATGTAAACATCTTATCCCGTTTACTGTTGttttcttgcagtaaaatgataGACCAACTGTATATTCTGTCTCAGTAACAGGAATCGAGACatattattgatttatttcaTCTTGAGGAAATGTGAATTTGCAATTTTCTTCTGCGACATAAAAGCTGACAGTATTTCACTTTCAACTAAAATAATATTCCAAAATGGACCGAGTTACTATCAGAAACGTGTTGGATTGTTATTACATCTTTTAATTTCCCTGAAACTGGTCAACAAACCGATGCCATTTGGACATTTTGTGTGGAAAATCTTCCCGGGCCCTAAACGTCTTCTCTACAAGAGAAGCAGAAATGAAAGAGAACTTTACCGCTTTCCTTCTATCGATTTATtacattattctggtgagcaaggcTTTATTTAGCATTCTAGAGGATCAAGTAATGACAGAAGCCGACCTAATGCCGGAAATTATAAGCAGAACAATATCTAAATAAGGCTTAGCTTTATTTTCAGCACCCCCTTCAAAAAATCGTTCCGTCATCACTGGGAAAATTAGGACTTTTCTGTTTATTCATGTTTACAGGGATCCCTGTGAGCAGGATATATCAAAGGTGCATGTTAACATGTTATTCTGAATAAGACCTTAACCAGGATATGAGCTATTATCCCGGAATACTGTGCGCATGTAAACGTGGTCGTTGAATGGCTATCAGGAAGTGCTTAGGGCCCAGGAAATAGGCATTGATTCAGGATTGGGCAAAAGAGTACAACATCAATTTTAAAAATCCAGACTTACTTTCTGTACAGGTAGGCCTACTAAGTTGTTTTTCATGTTGTTCCTCTGACCTCCAGGTGACCCAGCGGTTTTCGTCAGAGGAGCTGGTGTCGTGGAACCTGCTAACTCGGACCAACATCGACTTCCAGTACATCAGCCTCAAACTGACCATGGTCTGGGGCCTGGGCGTGTTCATACGCTACTGCATCCTGACTCCGCTCAGGTCATTACTGAGAAAATCAGTCATCATCACTGTGCTCACCTTTTTTAATAAGGCCTTAGCTCTCTTACGGTTCACATCCATAAACCAAGCACTGACTGACATTTATGTTGCTGAATAGACAGGATTTACAGCCAGGATTTAAACCACGTAGCGTTCGACAGTGCGTTAATCCAGGACCAGTGTTGTCGTGTCTCGTGTATGAGTCCGAATGTTTTCTTTCAGGATCATGCTGGCATCTATAGGCCTGACCTGGCTGGTGATAGGAACCACTGCTGTAGGATTCCTCCCTAACTGGAGGTACAATAACACTGCTTTGAATCTACAGGTTCACATGGGATTGTTTTTAAAAACTGAGATGTTTGTCTTGTTTGATTTTTGTATTTAATCAGCTTCATGGTAGCTTCTTACGtgcgtgcccgtgtgtgtgtgtgtgttttctaggCTCAAGTCCTGGCTGAGTGAGTGGGTCCATGTGATGTGCTACAGGATCTGTGCTCGAGGCCTCTCCTGCACCATCCACTACCACAACAAGTCGGTGAACGCTCCTCTCCTCTGACACATGCAAACACAGCAGGCTTTCACACACACCGTCATGTCCCCCAGTGACTCTAAGGGAGGTCCATGTGATATGTGCACAGAGCTTTGTTTTGACGTAAGACGCACGTCTGCCATTTTaacgtgtgtctgcgtgtgttctCTGTCTTGTGTTTTACAGAGAAAACAGACCCAGAAAAGGAGGAATCTGTGTGGCCAATCACACCTCCCCGATTGATATTGTCATTCTCTGCAACGATGGGTGTTACGCCATGGTATGTGAAATAAAGCAGAAAATAAGCCTaactttaaatatttttttatacctaTACAATCAACGTTCCTTCTAAGCTGCACACATGTTTGGGCACGCAGCTCCCCCAGGACTGCTGCGCAGAATAAATATCAACCTGTGCAGAGAAGCAGGAGATTGAACtacactcaactttctagagttttccgCCTTAGTTAACACCAacatttccctttactgtgggaattgtgatcaaatcaatgcaatattagccactttcaatacaATGTACCGAAAGAAACTATGCAAGACTTAGTATGCAAAATTAACgatgcaagagattttgttgtaggcagaatgcATCg includes:
- the LOC115111838 gene encoding glycerol-3-phosphate acyltransferase 3-like, translated to MEDFWAIVLAGLKVWVCLIVALLMVPAMFGFSLGISETYMKILVKILEWATLRIQTVNKAQRILQSSSFNSLVQRDDGSMEEELRGLRRSRPKPPVGGDFTLSDCFYFYRRGIEEIVEDEVTQRFSSEELVSWNLLTRTNIDFQYISLKLTMVWGLGVFIRYCILTPLRIMLASIGLTWLVIGTTAVGFLPNWRLKSWLSEWVHVMCYRICARGLSCTIHYHNKENRPRKGGICVANHTSPIDIVILCNDGCYAMVGQSHGGLMGVMQRAMARSCPHIWFERADMKDRHLVTKRLRDHVNDKTKLPILLFPEGTCINNTSVMMFKKGSFEIGGTIYPVAIKYDPQFGDAFWNSAKYNMVSYLLRMMTSWAIVCNVWYLPAMHQQEGEDAVQFANRVKSVIAHQGGLVDLSWDGGLKRAKVKDTYREEQQKKYSSMVVGSEEDRSGNSD